atagatatgttaaatttaaaatttcttaaattaagaaatgaaaataatcaCTTAAATAACgaaaatattattcttaaaacacaattaaaaaatataaaaggcAGTTATAATAGTATTAATCATAATATTGGAAACATCTCAAATTCCAGggaaagaataaaaaaagaagtattAGAAAACAAAAATCAAGAAATGAAACCAGATGAAATTGAAGAAATGATATCAAATAAATCAGCTAATAATAATTCACAGGTAACTACTTCCCAttattccaaaaaaaaattagtagaTAATGAAGTTCAAACAGAAAGCTATTTAGCAAATCATAGTAATTCTTTAGATGCATATAGAGGAACATCATTTATAAccaataaagaaaatattttaaatgaaaatctCTTAGAtggaaataatattaataaaattagagaacaaattaaaaaggaAGTTACTGAAGAGATTACtaataaattagaaaaaaaatataaagaagaaCTTCTTAAGATGAGAAAATCCCCCTCTTTTGGTAGTATAAGTGATACAGAAGAGTCTTCATTGGATagcatttttaataaatttagaaATCAATTAGATGAGCAAATAAATGAAACTATTaacaattataaaaataattttattgataATTTTAAAGATTTGCTGAATATAACTaaaggaaaagaaaataatgcaCATGAGCTGGATAAAGATggagaaataaataaaaatgaaataaatttttctataGACTCTActaatgataaaattaatgattGTATAAATGTGATTGAAAAAAttactaaaataaaaaaagacaaaaaaaaaaaagaagaaaaaataattaatgacAGAAAAAACTTAATTCAAGTATTAAATAATGTAAACAAAGacataaataatatagatgatatgatatataatattaatgcaaatatatatcaaaataatttttttaactttgaAGAAAACTATCCAGAAGAATTAAGTATTATAAACAAGAACATTTCTGAAAGTGACGATGAGgaagatgaaataaaaagtCACAAATCTTTcacaaatattataaataataatgatgaatatactaatgaaaataaaaataatataaattcgAATATTGACTTTTATCAAAATgatgaattaaaatataataaagcGAATTATATTACAAATAGAGAAAGAAAATTAGATAATTCACTAACGAATTATAAAATAGAGAGCGTAATTGATGGAACAGTAAATGATAATTATATtcaagaaaataatattaaaagtgATGAAAAATGTTATGATAATgtgataaataaaaatataaataataatgattattttattactCCTCAAAAAAGCTTAGATGAAAATAAGGGGAATATAATTGATaatacttataaaaaaatagaagattataacaaaaataaaatacataataataaaaaaactaaGGGAGTAAGCTCCAGTTTAagtgataataatttaaatattaataataataaaaaaaaaaaaaatagtaatgaaTCTTTAAATGGAAATCTAACAAAAAGCATAGAAAATGTTGAGAATGTAATTGAtagaacaaaaaataaattgaaaaataatatttctgataaaaaattaaagaaaaaaaatttaagtgataattttagtaataatatagaattatggaaaaaaaatgataatgataatttaaatgaaaatgaagtagatttttataatatgatTAATTCACCAAGCAGCGTAAGAATTGAAAAGAGTAATATGAATGTTATTACTAATAATATAAGTAatgagaataaaaataattatataaatttcaaTCCAAATATTGtatcaaatgaaaataatgtatATGGTGTAAATCAATCTGCACATATTCCTAAGGATGATAAAATGGAAGAATTTCAGCCAAATGCATACAATAATGATGGTAATAATCATATATTTAATGTTAATGTAGATGGATTAAGTTATCAGttgaataaaaattcattaaataatgctaatataaataataatatcaaTAACTGTAATAATATATGTAGTAAAGATTATaactttaataattattataatgatAAAGACAATATGAAATGTGAGAATAGTGAATATGATAACGGTAActattataataatgaaactAGAAATATTGTTGATGATAATAATTGTAATGCTGTAGATAACTcagatttatataattataatttaacaaATGACCATAATTTATgcaattttgaaaataatgtttgtaataaaaatacagaaaaaaatttagtaaaTTGTTCTATTTATTCATATCACCCCTTGCtcaataaaaaagataatgtTCATTATACTAATaagaataatgaaaaaaaaaaaagtgaacaTGAAAATCCATATATGAAAGCGATGAATGAACAAATTCATCCTAATAATAATTCAAGATTTAGAGAAAATGAtgatataaagaaaaaaggtAAAAGTTtcaataatgaaaaagaaaataatgtaaaGTATCCTTTTAAAAAGTTTGAATCAACAGAAGAATTAATTCATTTTGATGATACACAAATTAATGATAGTTTAAAACAAAAGGAAAAAAACCAAAATATTACTAATAAAGAAACAAATAATAGTTTCACAtatgataatgataataacaataataataataatataaacacTACACATGAAatttctaaattaaaaagaaatgataaaaattatgacgATAtagattatttaaataaaatagttgaaaataataataatgaatgtaatttaaataattttgaatTAGACGAAAATGTaagattaaataattataaaaattatggattcttaaaaaaaaaagattctTATAATTCTAGGGAAGATGAAACTACAAATAATaagtataatttattttatgattttaataatgaaaataataaaaatgattatataaaagaatacaGTAATCTCCAAATAGATGATTCATCAAATAATATTCtttcaaattattataataaaaattccaATTTAAGAAGAGTTAATAGTACTACTAtcaatacaaataaaaacaaCACTAATGATGTGtgtcaaaaaaataaaataaaattaaatacaaGAAGTGAAGTTCATTATAATTTGTCTAAATcacaaaaaacaaaaacaaaaaaaaatttagaagatCTTTTCTCATAGGAACAtatgaaatttatttatagaatataaaattttatttttatatttaaccttttttttttttttgtaatttattttatctaatttttatttttttgcatatatatttgtattaaCATATTTGATACTTCTGTTTTTCAGattctaaatatttttataatttttattttttttttataaaattattttcatttaaattttgttGTTTGTATACCCTTCTAGTTgtatttgtatatttatatgcttctttctctctttttttttttttctgtgtttttatgaaatatttaaaaaattgtaattttttgCATAGctcttttcctttttctatCATATAGTTTACATAGCACACCGTAAGAATGCCAattcttaattttaatttttttttttatgattcaTATATAGAATCAACTAAAGAAAGTTATTATTTGATAATAATGCACAAACACGCatactatttttaaattattttaatttatactGAGTTAATTGTATATTTTGTGTTTAATAACTATATTAAAagtaagaaaatttttttataaacatatatgcatataaaaaTGCACAATAATTCATACTTATAGGATTAGAatgtatatacatatatagatctttttttatataaaatatgatttacaataaaagttaatataagtgtttttataaaaatattaatgtaaaactaattttttttataaatttaaattattgaaactattgtttttaaaattaaattataatttttttacttaatatatttattttgttaaaataCTCTTTACAAAGTTATATGAAATGTAaagttgaaaaaaaaaaaagaatattaaagaataatatattttgtttgaCAAGTTTTAATGATAGATagcaaaaatattaaaaataatttattataagatGTTTTCAttgttaaataaaaaacaaaaaataaaatgaataatggGATATccttattccttttttttttttttttttgaaataacattttatttttaaaattgttcATTTATCATACTGCTTTTATaacttattattttttccttcccttttttttttctttttattttatattattttattttttttttctaaaactATTTTATTACTTTGTCAAAACGCAAATGACAAATTAAAACTTTACGTtttatttccatttttatttttttaagaaaaatgatttaattaTAACAAATGAAAATACTAAAAAGAAGTAAGTCGCTAGAAAGGcaaaattttgataaaataaataatgtacAAATATATGGAGAAAATCAAATTCATTGTAAaggtttttttatatcaggGTAAATAACTCTTTATACAAACAAttgttaattatattaatttatacatatattttcctTTGTTACTCTTTATTTAGACCGGCATTTTTAACAGTAATATCATCTTTTCTTATGATATTTATTCCTGTTGGTATTTTTCATGCATTTACTTCAACagtaatattaaattaaatttagtaaaaaagaaaaattttttttttatattttaatcctatatatacatataaagatataattaaaaaaaaaatacatttttttatagtgGTTTTTTGAGAAAGGTATTTATTTTGTTACTTTTTTGAActtgtttttttttgtattaacaatatattctttttttaaaacaagtTTTATGGATCCTGGTATAATACCAAGACAAGtaagttttattaaaattttttttttgtaaataaatttatacttatataattttttttaacagaattaattttatttaaaattatatgacttatataaaaatggttataataatatgaatttttgttgttatatttttagaaatctgttttaaatttatatgatgTAATAATTGAACAGTATAGAGAAACCCAGCCACCAAGACAAAAAGAAGTTTTAATTAATGggcatttttataaattaaaatattgttatacttgtaatatatatagagGTTTAAGAACTGTACATTGTTCTATTTGTGACAACTGCGTTGAAAAATTCGATCATCATTGTCCTTGGTAAAATGCAATCATCTAtaccaatttttttttaatatgtttttaattattcttattttctattattttattttatttatttatttatttttttttttttttttgttcaaaGGGTTGGGAATTGTATAGGTGCAAGAAATTAcaaatattttgttttttttgttttaaatttatatatactaaTATGTATAACTCTAAGTGcaagtatatataaattagttatatgtataaataagtTATCTGGTGATGGATATAATACTGAGAagatttttattcatatttggAGAGTTGCTGCAGATAgcttaattttaattatatatactgttttaaCATTGTGGTTTGTTATTGGTTTGTTATGTTATCATATTTATACTATCTTAACTAATCAAACAACTTATGAACAAATAAAGACGTTTTATCAAAATGATAACCCATTTAATATTGGAAtagtaaataatataaaggaagtattatttacaaaaacAAGACCATCTTACATCAATTTTGTTAATCCACAGTTACAAGTTGTTGACAAGAATTGCTATCACAATATTATAGTTTTCAACGATAAAGGTGTGAATATAGAAGAAGATATTAGAGAAAAATCTTCATCtgataatagaaaaaaggataaaaaaaaaatggattcTATGGAGATACgttcaattaataaaaaatcatccaaaaaaaaaaaatcaagtaAAGATTGTATTCCCCCATCACATGGTAGTAAAATTAGAATTAAatcatataatataaaaaaaaaaataaataaagagaaAATCAGTGAAGAATATgatattacaaaaataagTAATATATCTAATAAGGCAATAGAAAAATCTGCtcatttaaaatttgataaaaataaaaatataaaatatacaaaaattaagctacctaaaataaaaaatgatgattCAGAACATTTAAATGAAGATGTTGAAGAGAAAAACGTTTCTTCTCATAAACgcataattaatttaaataatgttgGTGCAttgtttattaaaaataatagttcATCTAGTATTAGTACTAAAAACggaaataataaagaaatgaagaaaaaaagaagagaTAATTATGTTGATAACGAAATAGATAATGAGTTTTATGATTACCAAGAAGAACTAATagatatagaaaaaagaatGTTGAAAAAAGATGACTatattgtaataaaaaatacaaatgaaaaaaatggagagtattcaaataaaatgaaaaagaaacaaaagaaaaaaatactttataaaacaaaagaaTCTAAgcaaattagaaaaaaaaaaattaaatatgagACAAAAATTAATTGTTTTAATAGTTCTATTCaagtaagaaaaaaaagaaattttccTATCTTAAATAAAAAACGATTTTCGTTTATAGgaaatttaaagaataaaagtGAAATATATTACATAGTAAGTTATTgtaatgaaaagaaaaaaaaaagttctaTTAACTcagaaaaagaatttaaaaaaaaagaaaatattgatgaagataaaatattctttaaagaatataatagaagtacaaaaaaaaaagaaaaaatgaaattaaaagaaaataaaagagaggaagatatacaaaaaaatgtaataatagacatatataataatatgcCTGATGAAAGAAAGACAAAAAtcaataatgaaattatattggaaataccaaaaaaaaaggaatatgaATCAAATACTTCATtggaagaaatagaaaaaagaaagaaaaccAATTATATAAAGTATGATAGACTCTATCTCGTCGGAAAAGGTTgtaaattagaaaattttaGTGAAATTTATGAAATGAAATATGCAAAAATGCATAAtctgaaatataaaaaaataaataaaaaattaaaaaaaaacaaattaaaattattatcaaaatcacatataaatattcatttgttttataataataaggaATGTACAAATGTATCAAATAACATTAATGGCAACATTGACACATTAGGAAAATATGAAAGTTGCAATTTtaacaatatatattttagtaaaataaaaaatattaataaaatcgATAACTTAAAATTACTTAATTATTTAGTTCacaaaaataaacaaaatgaaATCCGTTctgatatgaaaaaaaaaagtaaagtatcaaaatttttttatttttttactacCTTTgcattaataattaaatgtATACATATACCTTCTAATAATGATAACGAttgatataatatttttagttatttaatcattatatgtataattattattttatgcaTTTAactttctttatattttttagtataatttcgaaaataataataggtACAATTATTTgtgaaaaaggaaaagataaaaaaaataaagtttttttgttatattggCATGAAAATCAATTTCTTCTTATAAGTTTATGTCGAAAcactttataatttattattgtcattttttatattataataatccGCAacattatttgtttttaattatacgtatatttttgtatgcatttatgtaattattttttttttttatatatataaattatttaatagttgtattaaaaaattaaatttttaataacttcatattatgaaataaataaagaacaaAATTATGTGAATAatgattataattaaaattttttgctttttataagtaaattcaaataaattacaattttagaaaaaaaaatgttatatatttatgtaatttaaaaTGGCTCTTCTatgtataaattataatatattaacatCATATATTTGaatctttatttattaactCATTTAGTAAATCCTCATATATTATATGATCATTTTTATAGACTTTGTCtaactattaaaaaaaagaattaatatattttattttatttaaaaaattaaaagaattttttattatatatatatatatatatatttaaatataaaatttttttttcttcctaCGGTTTTAATCCATTCAAAAAATTCATCAAATTCTGAATTGCTAAAAGGTTCACCTAAATATTGTAAAATAAATCTCAACttttttattgatatttTTCCATTTCCTTTTTCATCAAAAACTTCAAAAGAATCTAAAATATTTGGAGGTTTTATTTCATTAGTTATATTTGGTATTTGGATAATTCTGAAGTACTCTTTTAtactaaataaatttttattttcttcttcttcttttttaatttcttctttttttttctctatttcCATGAAGTTATcataattctttaaattgTTTAATAACTctgatatattattattatcatcattaattatatcatttttgttAAGctgattattattattatttaattcttcattttcatcatatattattatttctttttctctcTTTTCTTCCTCCTtagttttttctttctttttttcaataattttcttttctattattttttcttttattttttcaatttcttttaatgatACATTATATCCACAACATCGTAGCAGATTCCCTAATAaacttaaattattatttatatacttttttttttttctattttaataaCTACTAaatattgatttttttttgttctttttattttctcaaACTTTCATATaagatatttatattttttattttattatatactcAAACTTTAGTAAtcctttcttttttttgtctaAGTAATTAAAAGCTTTtactgttttttttatttgatattctgtcaaatgaaaaatttctCCTTCATAttccattttttatatacacaatttttttttaatatatttattttttttttgtttttatattttagtttaaaaaattaaaattttatttgattgcatgttaaaaataattttaaaatgttataattacaaaaaaaaattgctttttctaaataaaatacattAAACTATTTAAAGAATAGCTtataagtaataaaaaaaccccaaaaaaaaaaagaaaaaaggaaaaaaaaattttttatacgagtaagattaaaaaaataagactAATTATCCTATAACTATTTCTTAAGCATACATAAATTatctatttataatatttatatataccgAGATAAAACatctataaataataatcattattttaataacaaattcttaaaaaatatatacttatctaaaagcataatttttttagaaaaaattttaatgataaaatgtaaaaattaaaaaagtgaCATTTTTCAAttcataaagaaaaatattctttaatttttttttactcatTGTTCTTAAATATCTAGTTTTACATTTTAAAACCCTTTTAAGTttcataaattaatttttataaaacaaaaaaaaaaaaaaaagaaaaactcTTAAAATGAGTTTTACTTataatgatttattattattttcatttaattttcttttcttttattttctttttaattttttatagacaaatgattatatatatttaaaagaaaatattcaataaaagataataatttaaaaaaaaatttaagatatatatgattatttattattataaataaaaaaaaacgccaaaaaaaaaaaaaaaataaataaataaaataaaaaggagaaaaaaaaaatataattttattaaaatctttttttcataaatatatatatgattttactaacaaataatatatatgcactaagtatatttaaaattgtattaaatatatatttaattatgtaTTTTTCAATGGAAATCGTgaaattagataaaaaaaaaaaaaaaaatgaaaaaaataaataattgaagcatatacataaaaattaaaatttaattttacattaatacttcttaattttttataaaatttcatttatatatatatatatttatatatttttggtAACTAAgcaaagatatatatttagacataaaaaaaaaaaaaaaaagaaaaaaattattttatcataaatttttaaataattatgtatttatagtatttatattgtttttatttttgtttttgaaaCATGAGCGAATCAGAAAATATTAcatacattaaaaatattcaagGAAGATTGAAAGATAAGGAAAGTAAATTAGCAAATACTAATGAAGATGATATAGATTCTAAtcttataaaagaaattaatgaagatttaaatttattaaaaaacgtaaagataaataaagatattttgAAATCAACGAAAATAGGAATAACTGTTaataaatttacaaaaataaataatgaagttATACAGAATATATCAAAAGATCTTGtagaaaaatggaaaaatatAGCTttgaatgaaaaaatttctaCCATTAAAAGTGCACAaagcataaaaaaaagaaaatctGAAATAGGTGAAAGTGTTGATGCTGGGTCAGATGAAtgtgaattaaaaaaagtaaaaattcaGAACAATTCAAATGTAAATGATTCAttagatattttaaaagatagtaatgaagaaaagcaaaataaatataaaaataatgtagaAAAACAgattaatgaaattaatgaGAATAATGTTTATGAGAAAAATGATaacattaatattaataacgataaaaatattaaagattTTAAAATCAATGATCTAAAAGTACTTAACGAATGGAATTATGATGGAAAATTGCACAATGATGTTCATAGAGATAAAGcaaaacaatttttattcaaaGCATTTCTAACAGgatcaaataataatttgcTATATACTATAGACAGAATAAAGTTAAATGAGGTAGTTTATGATATAGAAAATGAgttacataaatattatgtTCAAAAAAGAAATTCACAGAGAGAATATAATATGCAGTTAAAatcaattaaatttaatttaagtgataaaaaaaatcctaattttaatgaaaaaatatataaaggaTTTATATCACCAAAAGATTTAGTAACAATGAATTCTCAAGAAATGGCTAGTGATGAgaagaaaaatgaaagagAAAAATGCTTACAAGAAAGTTTGATAGCTTGCCAATCTGATTGGGACgttaaaaatattcttttaaaaaaatccAGAAAAGGAGAATTTCAGTGTTATAAATGTAAAGGTTATGATACTATATATCACCAATTACAAACTAGAAGTAGTGA
The sequence above is drawn from the Plasmodium relictum strain SGS1 genome assembly, chromosome: 14 genome and encodes:
- a CDS encoding transcription elongation factor s-II, putative: MSESENITYIKNIQGRLKDKESKLANTNEDDIDSNLIKEINEDLNLLKNVKINKDILKSTKIGITVNKFTKINNEVIQNISKDLVEKWKNIALNEKISTIKSAQSIKKRKSEIGESVDAGSDECELKKVKIQNNSNVNDSLDILKDSNEEKQNKYKNNVEKQINEINENNVYEKNDNININNDKNIKDFKINDLKVLNEWNYDGKLHNDVHRDKAKQFLFKAFLTGSNNNLLYTIDRIKLNEVVYDIENELHKYYVQKRNSQREYNMQLKSIKFNLSDKKNPNFNEKIYKGFISPKDLVTMNSQEMASDEKKNEREKCLQESLIACQSDWDVKNILLKKSRKGEFQCYKCKGYDTIYHQLQTRSSDEPMTTFVTCLKCNNRWKF
- a CDS encoding calmodulin, putative codes for the protein MEYEGEIFHLTEYQIKKTVKAFNYLDKKKKGLLKFDLLGNLLRCCGYNVSLKEIEKIKEKIIEKKIIEKKKEKTKEEEKREKEIIIYDENEELNNNNNQLNKNDIINDDNNNISELLNNLKNYDNFMEIEKKKEEIKKEEEENKNLFSIKEYFRIIQIPNITNEIKPPNILDSFEVFDEKGNGKISIKKLRFILQYLGEPFSNSEFDEFFEWIKTLDKVYKNDHIIYEDLLNELINKDSNI
- the DHHC4 gene encoding palmitoyltransferase, putative, whose translation is MKILKRSKSLERQNFDKINNVQIYGENQIHCKGFFISGPAFLTVISSFLMIFIPVGIFHAFTSTWFFEKGIYFVTFLNLFFFVLTIYSFFKTSFMDPGIIPRQKSVLNLYDVIIEQYRETQPPRQKEVLINGHFYKLKYCYTCNIYRGLRTVHCSICDNCVEKFDHHCPWVGNCIGARNYKYFVFFVLNLYILICITLSASIYKLVICINKLSGDGYNTEKIFIHIWRVAADSLILIIYTVLTLWFVIGLLCYHIYTILTNQTTYEQIKTFYQNDNPFNIGIVNNIKEVLFTKTRPSYINFVNPQLQVVDKNCYHNIIVFNDKGVNIEEDIREKSSSDNRKKDKKKMDSMEIRSINKKSSKKKKSSKDCIPPSHGSKIRIKSYNIKKKINKEKISEEYDITKISNISNKAIEKSAHLKFDKNKNIKYTKIKLPKIKNDDSEHLNEDVEEKNVSSHKRIINLNNVGALFIKNNSSSSISTKNGNNKEMKKKRRDNYVDNEIDNEFYDYQEELIDIEKRMLKKDDYIVIKNTNEKNGEYSNKMKKKQKKKILYKTKESKQIRKKKIKYETKINCFNSSIQVRKKRNFPILNKKRFSFIGNLKNKSEIYYIVSYCNEKKKKSSINSEKEFKKKENIDEDKIFFKEYNRSTKKKEKMKLKENKREEDIQKNVIIDIYNNMPDERKTKINNEIILEIPKKKEYESNTSLEEIEKRKKTNYIKYDRLYLVGKGCKLENFSEIYEMKYAKMHNLKYKKINKKLKKNKLKLLSKSHINIHLFYNNKECTNVSNNINGNIDTLGKYESCNFNNIYFSKIKNINKIDNLKLLNYLVHKNKQNEIRSDMKKKSKVSKFFYFFTTFALIIKCIHIPSNNDND